The Candidatus Omnitrophota bacterium genome includes the window GGAGGTGCCGAAGGCGACTATTGATAAACCTATAACCATATCCGAAATGCCGAATTTCCTGGCCGTGATCACCGCTCCGTCCACCAGGAAATCGGCGCCTTTGACTAACAGTATAAATCCGGCAATAAATAGAGTTACGGAAAGAACGCTCATTATCAGATGCTAACTACTGCAACATACCCGCTATTCCTTTGCGGATTATCATCACCGCTATCGCGGCAAGAAGCAGATTTGCAATTTTGGAAAGCGTTTTTGACCCGGCGCTCCCTAAAAGTTTATATATATTGCCGGACAGGAAGAAGATGAGTCCGGCGATGAGAATATTTATAACTAATGCCGCAACTGTTAAATAAATGCCGTATTCATTTACCAGGATAAGGCTTGTTGTCAGCACAGCCGGGCCTACTATGAGGGGCACTCCGATCGGTACCGCCCCCAGGCTGTCCGCGTCTATATGCCTCTGTTTCTTCTCGTATGAGAGAATGTCACTGACGGAAATTATGAATAACAGCATACCTCCCGCTATCATAAAATCGTATACTGTTATATTGAGCAATCCCAGTACAGTTTTCCCGAAAAACACAAAAAGAACGGATACAGCAACAGCCGTTAATATTGACTGGACTATAATCCTTCTTAACTGCCGTTTTTTAAAACCCTCTGTAAGAGATATGAACATGGGCAAAATACCCGGAGTGTCCACGGCGACAAACAAAGGAATGAAACATAA containing:
- a CDS encoding MarC family protein; this translates as MHKFLLCFIPLFVAVDTPGILPMFISLTEGFKKRQLRRIIVQSILTAVAVSVLFVFFGKTVLGLLNITVYDFMIAGGMLLFIISVSDILSYEKKQRHIDADSLGAVPIGVPLIVGPAVLTTSLILVNEYGIYLTVAALVINILIAGLIFFLSGNIYKLLGSAGSKTLSKIANLLLAAIAVMIIRKGIAGMLQ